One segment of Choristoneura fumiferana chromosome 26, NRCan_CFum_1, whole genome shotgun sequence DNA contains the following:
- the LOC141443092 gene encoding uncharacterized protein, whose product MADVDLEVAKAFMFVMTYSIIEDDNLRSQLANDDATTVVFKYRKTIKKLVTEEEKEILSEIVEALPEIESIDPEKFKDIRKELRNGYKNSWVLYFSKNEDRLLLHQMRIKFPILHFGEIDCEKWLQLCLSLQVEETPAWALLKPGGGYQKARRRGTSNIP is encoded by the exons ATGGCAGACGTGGACCTCGAAGTTGCTAAGGCGTTTATGTTTGTCATGACATATT CTATAATAGAAGATGATAATTTAAGATCTCAACTCGCAAATGACGATGCCACaaccgtagtttttaagtatagaaaaacaataaaaaagcttgtgactgaagaagaaaaagaaatattgAGTGAAATAGTTGAAGCGCTGCCCGAAATTGAATCCATAGATCCTGAAAAGTTCAAG GACATAAGAAAAGAACTTCGCAATGGCTACAAAAATTCCTgggtattatatttttcaaaaaatgaagATCGGCTTCTGCTGCATCAAATGAGGATTAAATTTCCAATATTGCATTTTG GTGAAATCGACTGTGAAAAATGGTTACAACTATGCTTGTCACTTCAAGTTGAAGAAACCCCAGCGTGGGCACTTCTAAAACCGGGAGGTGGCTACCAGAAGGCTCGGCGGCGGGGGACATCAAACATTCCTTAA